In a genomic window of bacterium:
- the lpxC gene encoding UDP-3-O-acyl-N-acetylglucosamine deacetylase, translating into MSYQHTIGKTVSVENVGLHTGRLIKLALKPAPANHGVRFVRTDLAGRPSVVAGPESVTGTSFATTISGRDFIVSTVEHLMSALVGLGIDNVIAEVSGEEIPILDGSSRAIVQLIQSAGLVEQPAPRRYLRITRPVALYEEGKSAVLKPHDGFAIDFEIEFDHPVIKKQRMELELTPETYVREIASARTFGFLSEIQTLKANGFAAGGSLDNAIVLGPGHVLNDGGLRYADEFVRHKILDAVGDLFLAGMPILGKLEAKKSGHGLNNRLARKLMNERSSWEIVELAEPPAAAWPYPYGAAASLR; encoded by the coding sequence ATGAGTTATCAGCACACCATCGGAAAAACGGTCAGCGTCGAGAATGTCGGCCTTCATACGGGCCGTCTGATCAAACTGGCGCTCAAGCCCGCGCCCGCCAATCACGGCGTCCGCTTCGTGCGCACCGATCTCGCCGGCCGGCCGTCCGTCGTCGCCGGGCCGGAGTCCGTGACCGGCACGAGCTTCGCCACGACGATCTCCGGGCGCGATTTCATAGTCTCCACCGTCGAGCACCTCATGTCCGCGCTCGTCGGCCTGGGGATCGACAACGTGATCGCCGAGGTGTCGGGCGAGGAAATCCCGATTCTGGACGGCTCGAGCCGCGCGATTGTGCAGCTCATCCAGTCCGCGGGCCTCGTCGAGCAACCCGCGCCGCGCCGCTACCTCAGGATCACGCGCCCGGTCGCGCTGTACGAGGAAGGCAAATCCGCGGTACTCAAGCCTCACGACGGCTTCGCGATCGATTTTGAGATCGAGTTCGATCACCCGGTAATAAAAAAGCAGCGGATGGAACTCGAATTGACCCCGGAGACGTACGTCCGCGAGATCGCCTCCGCGCGCACGTTCGGCTTCCTGTCCGAGATCCAGACGCTCAAGGCCAACGGCTTCGCGGCCGGCGGGAGTCTCGACAACGCGATCGTGCTCGGCCCCGGCCACGTCCTGAACGACGGCGGCCTGCGTTACGCGGACGAGTTCGTGCGCCACAAGATTCTCGACGCCGTCGGCGATCTTTTCCTTGCGGGCATGCCGATCCTCGGCAAGCTCGAGGCAAAAAAATCCGGCCACGGCCTTAACAACCGCCTGGCGCGCAAGCTCATGAACGAGCGCTCCTCCTGGGAGATTGTCGAACTTGCCGAGCCGCCCGCCGCGGCGTGGCCGTATCCGTACGGCGCGGCCGCATCGCTCCGCTAG
- a CDS encoding TRAP transporter small permease produces MSPERPAPRPLSIVHRAEDYFLALLLTAMIVLAVLQIVLRNGFDTGLSWIDPLLRTLVLWVGLLGAVVATRQDRHIAIDLVSKFFAPRRAAVVRIGTDIFTCVVSALVAYAGVRFVRDEMEVGNTTFADIPVWITEIVIPFAFGVIAIRYARFAVIHVVEAVRGAPPDVAEPDRPGEAGA; encoded by the coding sequence ATGAGCCCGGAGCGTCCCGCGCCGCGCCCGCTTTCGATCGTTCACCGGGCGGAAGACTATTTTCTCGCTCTGCTTTTGACGGCGATGATCGTGCTGGCCGTCTTGCAGATCGTGCTGCGTAACGGTTTCGACACGGGGCTCTCCTGGATCGATCCGCTGCTGCGGACGCTCGTGCTGTGGGTCGGCCTGCTTGGCGCGGTCGTCGCCACACGCCAGGATCGGCACATCGCGATCGATCTCGTCTCCAAGTTTTTCGCGCCGCGCCGTGCCGCCGTTGTGCGTATCGGGACCGATATTTTCACCTGCGTCGTGTCGGCGCTCGTCGCGTACGCGGGCGTGCGTTTCGTGCGTGACGAGATGGAGGTCGGCAACACGACCTTCGCGGACATCCCGGTCTGGATCACGGAAATCGTCATCCCCTTCGCGTTCGGCGTCATCGCGATCCGGTACGCGCGCTTCGCGGTGATCCACGTCGTGGAGGCCGTGCGCGGCGCGCCGCCGGATGTCGCCGAACCCGACCGCCCCGGCGAGGCGGGCGCCTGA
- a CDS encoding DUF6029 family protein: protein MLRSSARLAIALVAAIALAPPARAFELETPVTDSVAITETLKTLYDQTSPDEDLHFLALINRFNLQVIKSRFAAGVRYDSEFYFEQEQYRLKYWLEKAYVQYESPTVFVRAGDSHNRLGEGLVLALQALDEFGQDDTLFGGVAQVRDKGGHVELRALGGVINEGDDLSFKPERASEDEPALDERDIAGGGQIVAGMPGWGFASARFLGGVLQTDEDIALAAQEEDDPYDIAGAGLRWMQLGGLGEIYGEYAWYIREDRKKDLDPELIEGRGAYASMNLAAGPVTFLAEGQDYYRFDYPHAAPPILEFEKQTFGHLPDRTDILGARGLAEVLLPFWESSILASYYHARRHETPPDELADHYDLDASIEWAEHTYGGFDIVFPNGAHTVATAGYREEPEGRWVHGEFDFSYPLFGRHEADLAVRAKDFHGMDTFLGTEYGSFSVAPGWLYGGIASVTLRYERSDEPLAAGAGGVEGEDDPDFWSGEARLRAGEHVDLRAFYGRIKGGLVCSGGICRTVPPFDGAQLDVTLKF from the coding sequence ATGCTCCGATCCTCCGCCCGGCTCGCGATCGCTCTTGTCGCCGCGATCGCGCTTGCGCCGCCGGCGCGCGCGTTTGAACTCGAAACGCCGGTGACCGACAGCGTCGCCATCACCGAGACGCTGAAGACGCTCTACGATCAGACCTCGCCCGACGAGGACCTGCACTTTCTCGCCCTCATCAACCGCTTCAACCTTCAGGTCATCAAGAGCCGGTTCGCCGCGGGCGTCCGTTACGATTCCGAGTTTTATTTTGAACAGGAGCAGTACCGCCTGAAGTACTGGCTCGAAAAGGCGTACGTGCAATACGAAAGCCCCACCGTGTTCGTGCGCGCGGGCGACTCGCACAATCGCCTGGGCGAAGGGCTTGTGCTCGCACTTCAGGCGCTCGACGAATTCGGCCAGGACGACACGTTGTTCGGCGGCGTGGCGCAGGTGCGCGACAAGGGAGGGCATGTCGAGCTACGCGCCCTTGGTGGCGTCATCAACGAGGGCGACGATCTCTCGTTCAAGCCTGAACGAGCGAGCGAGGACGAGCCGGCGCTCGACGAGCGCGACATCGCCGGCGGCGGACAGATCGTCGCGGGCATGCCCGGCTGGGGGTTTGCCTCCGCGCGCTTTCTCGGCGGCGTGCTGCAAACGGATGAGGACATCGCTCTCGCCGCGCAGGAAGAGGACGATCCCTACGACATCGCCGGAGCGGGCCTGCGTTGGATGCAGCTTGGCGGGCTTGGCGAAATCTACGGCGAGTACGCCTGGTACATCCGCGAGGACCGCAAAAAGGACCTCGACCCCGAGCTGATCGAGGGCCGCGGCGCGTACGCCTCGATGAACCTCGCGGCCGGCCCGGTGACGTTCCTCGCCGAAGGGCAGGACTACTACCGTTTCGACTACCCGCACGCCGCCCCGCCGATTCTTGAATTCGAAAAGCAGACCTTCGGCCATCTGCCCGACCGCACCGACATTCTCGGCGCGCGCGGGCTCGCGGAGGTGCTGCTGCCGTTCTGGGAGTCGTCGATCCTCGCGAGCTACTACCACGCGCGCCGGCACGAGACGCCGCCAGACGAGCTCGCCGATCATTACGACCTGGACGCGAGCATCGAATGGGCCGAACACACCTACGGCGGATTCGACATCGTATTCCCGAACGGCGCGCACACCGTCGCGACCGCGGGCTATCGCGAGGAGCCCGAGGGCCGCTGGGTGCATGGGGAGTTTGATTTTTCGTATCCGCTCTTCGGCCGGCACGAGGCGGATCTCGCCGTGCGCGCCAAGGATTTCCACGGCATGGATACGTTTCTTGGCACCGAATACGGATCGTTTTCCGTCGCGCCGGGCTGGCTCTACGGCGGCATCGCCAGCGTCACGCTGCGTTACGAGCGCTCCGACGAGCCGCTCGCGGCGGGCGCGGGCGGCGTCGAGGGCGAAGACGATCCGGATTTCTGGTCGGGCGAGGCGCGCCTTCGCGCCGGCGAGCACGTCGATTTGCGCGCGTTCTACGGGCGCATCAAGGGCGGACTCGTGTGCTCGGGCGGCATCTGCCGCACCGTGCCGCCGTTCGACGGCGCCCAGCTCGACGTGACGCTCAAGTTCTGA
- a CDS encoding glycosyltransferase family 39 protein codes for MTRAHPSAETATDDGATPPAASGAGLIPGRWSRRLSAINLAFALLLAFLVLAVAASRIGHKFELEFEEGDIFLTALRVLDGKEIYPHPDEDPTFVPLLYPPGYYYICAAFIAIFGKSIAVCRAVSFAAALGLVALVYLVGRRAGARKTHAAAAALAFLAFYPLTGYWYDLARLDAVFLLLSLAAFVLIDRREPRIAHLAGAGAMLAAAVYTKQVAVFYAGAAVVALIWNDRKRGLVFAGVLAAVGLAIAAAYEVASDGQFSFYVMKVGASHQLYPARLLNPWPVLRACGPLVLAVALIAFFRARQKPSNGESRESSRGAPIWVLFLAASIPCAMLPWAKAGNYLNDFIPIFLALAILVARADHDIARLLLPVQFALCVFNPFAQIPDAKTIDEGNKFIASLAAEKGETLVLDHPYYAWLAGKPLHPKGMFIAETQKAGQAPPAALRRAIDERHFSRVLVDVRPPFDVFSSEIMGRYRTEGELVLAPRPMTGTIIYPRYAMLPFETIATVDLSAPTPEGFERAGDELHSAPLPAQASSVSFLIDGDAEPRSTVFLAKNDGTVLFRTAGIPGRPPLRARWGLNDCGDAGCRLVIKTPMQKHAGRAVSELQIER; via the coding sequence ATGACGCGCGCGCATCCGTCGGCCGAAACCGCGACGGATGACGGCGCGACACCGCCGGCGGCAAGTGGCGCCGGCCTGATTCCCGGGCGATGGTCGCGCCGGCTTTCCGCAATCAACCTCGCGTTCGCGCTTCTCCTCGCGTTTCTGGTTCTCGCCGTCGCAGCCTCGCGAATCGGCCACAAATTCGAGCTCGAGTTCGAGGAAGGCGATATCTTTCTCACGGCGCTGCGCGTGCTCGACGGCAAGGAGATCTACCCGCACCCGGACGAAGACCCGACATTCGTTCCGCTGCTGTACCCGCCGGGGTACTACTACATTTGCGCGGCGTTCATCGCGATCTTCGGCAAGTCGATCGCCGTATGCCGCGCGGTTTCGTTTGCCGCCGCGCTCGGGCTCGTCGCGCTCGTCTATCTTGTCGGACGGCGGGCCGGCGCGCGCAAAACGCACGCGGCGGCCGCGGCGCTGGCGTTTCTCGCGTTTTATCCCTTGACCGGTTACTGGTACGACCTCGCGCGGCTGGACGCGGTGTTTCTCCTGCTGTCTCTCGCGGCATTCGTGTTGATCGATCGACGCGAGCCGCGCATCGCGCATCTTGCCGGCGCGGGCGCGATGCTCGCCGCCGCGGTGTACACGAAGCAGGTTGCGGTCTTCTACGCGGGCGCGGCCGTCGTCGCGCTTATCTGGAACGACCGCAAGCGCGGTCTCGTTTTTGCCGGCGTCCTTGCGGCTGTCGGGCTTGCGATCGCGGCCGCATACGAGGTCGCCAGCGATGGGCAATTTTCGTTTTACGTCATGAAGGTCGGCGCGTCGCATCAGCTCTATCCAGCGCGCCTCCTGAATCCGTGGCCCGTCCTGCGTGCGTGCGGGCCGCTTGTGCTTGCGGTGGCGCTTATCGCGTTTTTTCGCGCGCGACAAAAACCGTCGAACGGCGAAAGTCGCGAATCATCGCGCGGCGCGCCGATCTGGGTACTCTTTCTCGCGGCGTCGATCCCGTGCGCGATGCTGCCCTGGGCCAAGGCCGGCAACTACCTCAACGATTTCATTCCGATCTTCCTCGCGCTCGCGATCCTCGTCGCGCGCGCGGATCACGACATCGCGCGCCTGTTGCTTCCGGTGCAGTTCGCGTTATGCGTATTCAATCCGTTCGCCCAGATCCCCGACGCGAAGACGATCGACGAGGGAAACAAGTTCATCGCGTCGCTTGCGGCGGAAAAAGGCGAGACGCTGGTGCTCGATCACCCGTATTACGCGTGGCTCGCGGGCAAACCGCTGCATCCCAAGGGGATGTTCATCGCGGAGACGCAAAAGGCGGGGCAGGCGCCGCCGGCCGCGTTGCGCCGGGCGATCGATGAGAGGCATTTTTCTCGCGTACTGGTCGATGTGCGACCGCCGTTCGACGTTTTTTCAAGCGAGATCATGGGGCGCTATCGCACGGAGGGCGAGCTGGTGCTGGCGCCGCGCCCGATGACGGGCACGATCATCTATCCCCGTTACGCGATGTTGCCGTTCGAGACGATCGCGACGGTCGATCTGTCCGCACCGACGCCCGAAGGCTTTGAGCGGGCGGGCGACGAGTTGCATTCCGCGCCGCTGCCCGCCCAGGCGTCGAGCGTGAGCTTTCTGATTGACGGCGACGCCGAGCCGCGCAGCACCGTGTTCCTTGCAAAAAATGACGGCACCGTGCTTTTCAGGACCGCCGGCATCCCCGGCCGGCCGCCGCTTCGCGCAAGATGGGGACTGAACGATTGCGGCGACGCGGGCTGCCGCCTGGTCATCAAGACGCCGATGCAAAAGCACGCCGGCCGCGCCGTCAGCGAATTGCAGATCGAGCGTTAA
- a CDS encoding TRAP transporter large permease subunit produces MPILLAIVAVAGAPLFAVIAASALSGFASADIDLSVVAIEIHRITGTPVLIAIPLFTFAGYLLGETKAPGRLLEVSRALLGWMPGGLPIVALIACALFTAFTGASGVTIVALGGLLFPAMQQEGYRENFNLGLITTSGSLGLLFAPAIPLILYGIIAEVDVDRMFEAGLLPGILMIVLLGSYSVYHGVQSKIPLVRFDAKRLGTALRAAAWEIPLPFVVLGGIYGGIFAVSEAAAVTAMYVLLVEVFVYREMPFSRLPIVMRDSMVLVGGILIILAVSYASTNYLIDAQVPMRLVEFTKSHVTSPLTFLMLLNLFLLVLGCMLDIFSAIVIVLPLLLPMADEFGIDRIHLGIIFLANMQIGYCTPPVGMNLFIASYRFDRPILQLYRATIPFLVILLLTVLIITYWPDLSLFLVNR; encoded by the coding sequence ATGCCCATCCTGCTCGCCATCGTCGCCGTCGCGGGCGCGCCGCTTTTTGCGGTGATCGCCGCGAGCGCGCTTTCGGGATTCGCGTCCGCGGATATCGACCTGTCCGTCGTCGCGATCGAGATCCACCGCATCACGGGCACGCCGGTGCTGATTGCGATTCCGCTGTTCACCTTCGCGGGCTACCTTCTCGGCGAAACGAAGGCGCCGGGCCGCCTGCTCGAGGTTTCGCGCGCGTTGCTCGGCTGGATGCCCGGCGGCCTGCCGATCGTCGCGCTCATTGCGTGCGCGCTTTTCACGGCGTTCACCGGCGCGTCGGGCGTGACGATCGTGGCGCTCGGCGGCCTGCTGTTTCCCGCGATGCAGCAGGAGGGCTACCGCGAAAATTTCAACCTTGGCCTCATCACCACGTCGGGGAGCCTTGGGCTTTTGTTCGCGCCGGCGATCCCGCTGATTCTCTACGGCATCATCGCCGAGGTGGACGTCGACCGCATGTTCGAGGCGGGCCTGTTGCCGGGCATCCTCATGATCGTGCTGCTCGGTTCGTACAGCGTATATCACGGCGTGCAATCGAAAATTCCGCTCGTGCGGTTTGACGCAAAACGGCTCGGCACCGCGCTGCGTGCCGCCGCGTGGGAGATCCCGCTGCCGTTCGTGGTGCTCGGCGGAATTTACGGCGGCATTTTCGCGGTCAGCGAGGCCGCGGCCGTGACGGCGATGTACGTTCTCCTCGTCGAGGTGTTCGTCTATCGCGAAATGCCGTTTTCGCGCCTGCCGATCGTGATGCGCGATTCCATGGTGCTTGTCGGCGGCATCCTCATTATTCTCGCGGTGTCTTACGCGTCGACGAACTACCTCATCGACGCGCAGGTTCCGATGAGACTCGTCGAGTTCACGAAATCGCACGTGACGAGCCCGCTGACGTTCCTCATGTTGCTCAACCTCTTCCTGCTGGTGCTCGGCTGCATGCTCGACATCTTCTCCGCGATCGTCATCGTGCTGCCGCTGCTCTTGCCGATGGCCGACGAGTTCGGCATCGACCGCATTCACCTGGGCATCATCTTCCTCGCGAACATGCAGATCGGCTATTGCACGCCGCCCGTGGGCATGAATCTGTTTATCGCGAGCTACCGCTTTGACCGGCCGATCCTCCAGCTCTATCGCGCGACGATTCCTTTTCTCGTTATCCTGCTGCTGACGGTCCTCATCATCACGTATTGGCCGGATTTGTCGCTGTTTCTGGTGAATCGATGA
- a CDS encoding PaaI family thioesterase yields the protein MDIMIDFKNDDSEPDLGPEPGWVELNTRPRKSGGSRFLTGDGRSDRLRIHYYKSPDNLRLFGKIWFGPESEGPPNHAHGGSQAAALDEAMGASAWLAGQISVAAKISVNFRNMLPLGSVVRVEAHVTGVEGRRVYTKGALTGPDGTVYSDGEGIFIRIGKEKIEELAALAHSEDWGPGSV from the coding sequence GTGGATATCATGATCGACTTCAAGAACGACGACAGCGAACCCGATCTCGGCCCGGAACCGGGTTGGGTCGAACTGAACACGCGCCCGCGCAAAAGCGGCGGCAGCCGTTTTCTGACCGGCGACGGGCGTAGCGATCGCTTGCGCATCCATTATTACAAATCGCCCGACAACCTACGCCTTTTCGGCAAGATCTGGTTCGGCCCCGAATCCGAGGGACCGCCCAATCACGCGCACGGCGGCAGCCAGGCCGCGGCGCTCGACGAAGCGATGGGCGCGTCCGCGTGGCTGGCCGGGCAGATCTCGGTCGCCGCGAAAATCTCGGTGAATTTCCGCAACATGCTTCCCCTGGGTTCCGTCGTTCGCGTCGAGGCGCACGTCACGGGCGTCGAAGGCCGACGCGTCTACACGAAAGGCGCGCTGACCGGGCCGGACGGCACGGTTTACTCCGACGGCGAAGGCATCTTCATCCGGATCGGCAAGGAGAAGATCGAGGAGCTCGCCGCGCTGGCCCACTCCGAGGACTGGGGACCGGGCAGCGTCTGA
- a CDS encoding SDR family oxidoreductase gives MADRLKNKVAIVTGASRGIGQAVAERFAKEGAAVALLSRKIEALEPVAGAIRAAGGKALAVACHVGREEDIVAAVDAVKNEFGRVDILVNNAATNPVFGPVMFSDAAAFDKIFEINVRGPFLLSKALLPTFQEHGAGAIVNIASTAGIEPMPGLGLYSASKSALIGLTRVFADEWAPFGVRCNVVCPGIIKTRFSKALWESEEIMEIALSRQKFKRLGEVDDVTGAVLFFASDDSAFITGETLVVDGGAVHG, from the coding sequence ATGGCAGATCGATTGAAAAACAAGGTCGCGATCGTCACCGGCGCGAGCCGCGGCATCGGCCAGGCCGTCGCGGAGCGCTTCGCAAAAGAGGGCGCCGCCGTCGCGCTTCTATCGCGCAAGATCGAGGCTCTCGAGCCGGTCGCCGGCGCCATCCGCGCCGCCGGCGGAAAGGCGCTTGCCGTTGCGTGCCACGTCGGGCGCGAGGAGGACATCGTTGCCGCCGTCGACGCCGTGAAAAACGAGTTCGGCCGCGTCGATATTCTCGTCAACAACGCGGCGACGAATCCCGTCTTCGGGCCGGTGATGTTCTCCGACGCCGCGGCGTTCGACAAGATCTTCGAGATCAACGTGCGCGGGCCGTTTCTGCTTTCCAAGGCGCTGCTGCCGACGTTTCAGGAGCATGGCGCGGGCGCGATCGTCAACATCGCCTCCACGGCGGGGATCGAGCCGATGCCGGGCCTTGGCCTCTACTCCGCGAGCAAGTCGGCGCTCATCGGATTGACGCGCGTGTTCGCCGACGAGTGGGCGCCGTTCGGGGTGCGTTGCAATGTCGTGTGCCCGGGCATCATCAAGACGCGATTTTCCAAGGCGCTCTGGGAGTCCGAGGAGATCATGGAAATCGCGCTTTCGCGGCAGAAGTTCAAGCGCCTGGGCGAGGTCGACGACGTCACCGGCGCGGTGCTGTTTTTCGCCTCCGACGACTCCGCGTTCATCACCGGCGAGACGCTCGTCGTCGACGGCGGCGCCGTCCACGGTTGA
- a CDS encoding TlpA family protein disulfide reductase, translated as MTLPKTSARLAAAIALLALVCAASAYALSEGGAAPAFTLTDADGKPMSLSDHKGRVVLMSFWATWCLPCLKEMPTLEEIYKEFEGRGFTVLSINTDASSGAARARQLVKRKKVTYPVLYDANSKVVGLYNPKGDLPFTVLIDREGKVAFTHTGFDAGFRETLEARIRAALDAAN; from the coding sequence ATGACGCTTCCGAAAACATCCGCCCGCCTTGCCGCCGCGATCGCGCTTTTGGCGCTCGTCTGCGCGGCATCCGCGTACGCGCTTTCCGAGGGCGGCGCGGCGCCCGCCTTCACGCTGACCGACGCGGACGGCAAGCCGATGTCGCTTTCGGATCACAAGGGGCGCGTCGTCCTGATGTCGTTCTGGGCGACATGGTGCCTGCCGTGCCTCAAGGAGATGCCGACGCTCGAGGAAATTTACAAGGAATTCGAGGGCCGCGGATTCACCGTTCTTTCGATCAACACGGACGCGTCCTCCGGCGCGGCGCGCGCGCGGCAACTCGTCAAACGCAAGAAGGTGACGTACCCGGTGCTGTACGACGCGAACTCGAAGGTGGTCGGGCTTTACAATCCCAAAGGCGACCTGCCGTTCACGGTCCTGATCGACCGCGAGGGCAAGGTCGCGTTCACGCACACCGGCTTTGACGCCGGATTCCGCGAAACGCTCGAGGCGCGCATTCGCGCGGCGCTCGACGCGGCGAACTGA
- a CDS encoding TRAP transporter TatT component family protein, whose product MRWIRFLMVATLAFALSGCGSLVTRWADNLQGAVLEHDDPAMVAGGLPAYLLMLDGVIKGDPENEDALYAAARLYTAYNSAFVIDENPERARVLAERAFDYAVRGASEDYDCFAAHHDGPFSAFEPCAGEFEDRDDIGALSVVIGAWAGYIQTHSGDWDAIADLAKIRLLAERMVAIDGDYEYGSPHLYMGVLHTIVPPALGGDFEAGRAEFEKALAAGRGKFVPAYVYYARQVALPLGDRELYVRLLNSALATPADVEPRLTLINTLARAQATRMLARLEDDMPVAIDEEAEPEEDVSLLQGESE is encoded by the coding sequence ATGCGATGGATCCGATTCCTCATGGTCGCCACGCTTGCGTTCGCGCTTTCGGGCTGCGGTTCGCTCGTCACGCGATGGGCTGACAATCTCCAGGGGGCGGTGCTCGAGCACGACGACCCCGCGATGGTCGCCGGCGGTCTGCCCGCCTACCTGCTCATGCTCGACGGCGTCATCAAGGGCGATCCCGAAAACGAGGACGCGCTCTACGCCGCCGCGCGTCTTTACACCGCCTACAATTCCGCGTTCGTCATTGACGAAAACCCCGAACGCGCCCGCGTGCTGGCCGAACGTGCGTTCGACTACGCCGTGCGCGGCGCGTCGGAGGATTACGACTGCTTCGCCGCGCATCACGACGGACCGTTTTCGGCATTCGAGCCGTGTGCGGGGGAGTTCGAGGATCGGGACGACATCGGCGCGCTGTCGGTCGTCATTGGCGCGTGGGCCGGTTATATCCAGACGCACTCCGGCGACTGGGACGCGATCGCGGACCTCGCGAAGATCCGCCTGCTCGCCGAGCGGATGGTGGCGATCGACGGCGATTACGAGTACGGAAGCCCGCATCTTTATATGGGTGTTCTGCATACCATCGTTCCGCCGGCGCTCGGCGGCGATTTCGAGGCCGGCCGCGCGGAATTTGAGAAGGCGCTTGCGGCCGGGCGCGGCAAATTCGTTCCGGCGTACGTGTATTACGCGCGGCAGGTCGCGTTGCCGCTTGGCGATCGCGAGCTTTATGTGCGCCTGTTGAACAGCGCGCTCGCGACGCCGGCGGACGTCGAACCGCGGTTGACGCTCATCAACACGCTGGCGCGCGCGCAGGCGACGCGGATGCTGGCGCGCCTCGAGGACGACATGCCCGTGGCGATCGACGAGGAAGCCGAACCGGAAGAGGATGTTTCTTTATTGCAGGGGGAAAGCGAATGA
- the dctP gene encoding TRAP transporter substrate-binding protein DctP, whose product MKRLAVVFLGLTILVATPLLAASISMKVATLSPEGTALAKAFHAANDEIKSATGGRVDLTLYPGGVQGSDTVVLRKMKVGQLHGATFTAGGISEVNRDFGIMSLPFQFRSYDEVDYVRPTIEPIIMKGIEDKGFVPVAMMEIGFVYMMSQQKINSVDDLKGRKVWQPEGDPVAKTVYAELGLSGVPLPLPDVLTGLRTGLVDTFANSPIGTVTLQWFTKAKYLTDYPLLYTYGTLVFSKRGWEKIPAQDRETVRGILKKHMDEINKGVRQSNAEAMATLKKQGIEVVAPNPEFVKRIEEVGDAATRKLAEQGMFSKDLEAKIDKLVAEYRAK is encoded by the coding sequence ATGAAACGCCTGGCCGTTGTTTTTTTGGGATTGACGATTCTTGTTGCGACGCCGCTTCTGGCCGCGAGCATTTCGATGAAGGTGGCGACGCTTTCGCCCGAGGGCACCGCGCTTGCCAAGGCGTTCCACGCGGCGAACGACGAGATCAAGTCGGCCACGGGCGGGCGGGTCGACCTGACGCTCTACCCCGGCGGCGTGCAGGGCTCGGACACCGTCGTGCTGCGCAAGATGAAGGTCGGCCAACTCCACGGCGCGACGTTCACCGCGGGCGGCATTTCGGAGGTCAACCGCGACTTCGGCATCATGAGCCTGCCGTTCCAGTTCCGCTCGTACGACGAGGTGGATTACGTCCGGCCCACGATCGAGCCGATCATCATGAAGGGCATCGAGGATAAGGGGTTCGTGCCGGTCGCGATGATGGAAATCGGCTTCGTCTATATGATGTCGCAGCAGAAGATCAATTCCGTGGACGACCTCAAGGGACGCAAGGTGTGGCAGCCGGAGGGCGATCCCGTCGCCAAGACGGTGTACGCGGAGCTTGGCCTGTCCGGCGTGCCGCTGCCGCTGCCCGATGTGCTCACCGGTCTGCGGACGGGGCTTGTCGACACGTTCGCCAACTCGCCGATCGGCACCGTGACGCTTCAATGGTTCACCAAGGCGAAGTATCTGACCGACTACCCCCTGCTTTACACGTACGGCACGCTCGTCTTTTCCAAGCGCGGCTGGGAGAAGATTCCGGCGCAGGATCGCGAGACGGTTCGCGGCATCCTCAAGAAGCACATGGACGAGATCAACAAGGGCGTGCGTCAATCGAACGCCGAGGCGATGGCGACGCTGAAAAAGCAGGGGATCGAGGTTGTCGCGCCGAATCCTGAGTTCGTGAAGCGCATCGAGGAGGTGGGCGACGCCGCCACGCGCAAGCTCGCCGAGCAGGGAATGTTCTCAAAGGATCTCGAGGCGAAAATCGACAAGCTCGTGGCGGAATACCGCGCGAAGTGA